The region CTTCGGCCCGTGTCTGCGCGGCGAGGCGTGCCTCGGAGATGTCGCCGAAGGTCTCTTCGGCATCCGGGGGCTTGATGCCCAGGCGTTGCAACTGCTCGCGCTGGTAAAGCTGCTCGCGTAGAGCCTCGCGCTTTAGCTCCTGTTTCCAGGTCAGGACCCTTTGGCGGCGCAGCGCTTCCTCTTGCTCGATGCGTTTCCGGATTTCTTTTTTCCTGGCCAGCGTCTCGGGGGTGTCGGGAGCGGGGGGAGGAAGGGGGGAGGCATCAAAGCTGAAGCTTACCGTGTCAGTCTCCCACTTCGGGTCGGGCGTGATGACCGTGGCGGCGTAGATTTTCATGCCGAAGACAAGCAGCACGGCCAGGCTCAGGGAGGTAGCGAAGAAGGAGAGCACAGCGGTTTTGAGTGACATGGGGGCCCCGGGCAGTGCTCGACCGTAGAAGATGAGGCCGGCGAGGGTGTCGTCGGTGTCAGGAGCGTTGTGCGGAGCGAACCCGCTCATCTTAGCGGCCCAGAACCAGGTTTCCAGTCGTATTCCGGGCATTGCGACCCATCTCGTCCACGGGCAACGATCCCGGAGCGCGCAAAAAAGAGCCCCGCGCAACCGGGGAGGTCGGGCGGGGCTATCGCGCGGCGATGGGGGAGGATTAGGGCCAGAGGGCGGCGGCCTGAGCGACGAGTTCTAAAAACTCCTGGCGATGGGCATCGTCGTCTTCGGCCGCGGCGCTGGCGATGGTGCGGACCTCTTCAAAGCGGGCGCCCTGGCTGAACAGGCTCTCTTTGAGGATGGCGGCGAATTCGACCACCGCGCTGGCGAAGCGGAAGTCGGGTGAGGCCTGGTCGAAGTCGTCGAGGACCTGGGAGCGCTTGATCAGCTGGCTCTCCAGGACGCTCTCTTCGTGGAGCCGGGCTTTATGGCGCACGCGCACCTCGGAGAGGATGAGGTCTTCGGTGGTGTCGGTGAGTTCCAGCTCATAGAAGGCGGTGACGGTGTGGCCGGGGCCCACATCGGCGGCGTCGCGGGTGTCGTCTTCGAAGTCTTCGTTGTTGAGGAGGCGTTTTTCGTAGCCGACCAGACGGTAGCGGGCGACGGCATCGGGGTTGAACTCGACCTGAATTTTGACGTCGGCGGCGATGATTTCCACAGTGGAAGGGAGCTCGGAGCCGAAGATGCGATGAGCCTCTTCTAAGGTGTCGATGTAGAAGTAGTTGCCGTTGGCGTCGCGGGCCAGCGCTTCCATCGTGGCGTCGTTGTAGCCCATGCCCAGTCCGACGGTGGTGATGGTGATCTGGCGATCGCGGTACTCGCGGACCATCTCGGCCAGGGATTCGCCGGTGCGGCCGACGTTGAAGTCACCATCGGACATGATGATGACGCGGTTGTTGCCGCCCTCGATGAAGGCTTCTTCGGCCAGGTTGTAGGCGTCGACCAGTCCGGCCTCGCCATTGGTGGCACCGCCGGACTGGAGGGAGTCGATGGCCTCGGCGATGACCTGGCGGTGCTCGACCAGGGTGGGCTCCAGCCGGGTTTCGCTGCCGCTGGCGTAGGTGTGAATGGCGATGGAGTCGGTGGGGCGCAGGTGCTCCAGCAGGGTGTGCATGGCGCGGCGAGCCAGGGGCAGACGGTTCTGGGAGCTCATGGAGCCGGAGATGTCGATGAGAAAGACCAGGTTTGTGGGCTTCATCTCTTCGATGGAGACATCGGCGGCGCGGATGCCAATGCGCAACATGTGGCGGTCGGCCCGGGCTTGGTCCCGGGTGAAGCGGGAGGGGGCGATCTCCATGTTGATGGAGAAGGCGTCGTCCGGTTGAGGTTCGGGGTAGTCGAAGCGGAAGAAGTTCAAAAACTCTTCGATGCGCACATGGGCGGGTTCTGGAAGCTGGCCGGCCTGGAGCAGGGCGCGGGCGTAGGTGTAGCTGGCTGTGTTGACGTCGACCGAGAAGGTGGAGGTGGGTTCATCGGCGGCCTGGACGAAGTCGTTTTCTTCGAAGACCGGGTGGTCTTGATGTTCGGGCGGGGCTTCGTCGGGGGCGGCCGGATCGCTATTGGAGTCGTATTGAGGGGCGCCGGGTTCTTCCGCGTAGTCGTTGCGGTCCTGGGTGTCGTAGCCCCAGTCGTTGTCGGCGCAGGCCGAGAGGGTGAGACCGACGAGGGCTGCGGTGAGCAGGTGTGGGGTGCGAGAGGGACGCATCAGGAGCTCCTCAGGGTGAGCGGTGGTCGAATCGAGGGAGTGAGCTGGAGCTAAGCAGGGAGTGTGCCAGCTGTGTGGGGGGCGGCTGTGGGAAGCGGTGGTCGGTGGCCGGTGGGGTAGGGGCTATCCAGCCGGGCCGCGACAGGTGGAGCGCGCCTATGCCAGCGGGGGAGAGGGCGGCGCGGGTCCGGCCCCCGGGCACGAGTCTGGCCCCCCGGGTGAGCGTAGAGAGAAGACGCAAAAAAGCCCCCTGAGTCCGGGCGGATCGGGGGGCTGGAGGCGCCCGGGAGGTCCGGGCGGGAGAGTCACAGGGGGGTTACTGCACGCTGAGCGGCCCCACGATGGTGGAGGGCAGGCCGATCGTGGCGGGCGACACCACCGTGAGGGGGGCGTTGGGTGAGCCTTCGGCGGGGATGGTGGTGCAGGTGCCGTTGTTTTCCAGGTACGAGGTGATGGTGTTCGTGCTCGGGGATACCAGGCCGTCGGGGCTGATGTCGGTGGCGATCAGCAGATCGCCTGTGAAGGGGTCGTGGAAGACGGTGCGGCCCCAGACCTGAAGGTTCGGCATGTTGAAGAAGCTCAGGTAGCGGGTGCCGGAGCAGCCCGCAGCGCTGTACTCCAGCGTGCTGACGGGTTTGGTGAAGTTGCCATTCCACGTCAGGCTAACCCGGTAGCCGGTGGAGGTGAGCACGCTGATCTGACCGGCAGTAGAGCCGATGATGAGCCCCAGAGGTTGGTTGTTGCCGTCGTAGAGCATCGCGCCGCCGGCGTCTTCGCCGGCCGGCCCCTGGGGGCCCTCTTCGCCGTAGCAGAGCGCGTCGGTGGAGCTGACCTGGTCAATGACGCTGTCGCCGGTGGTGTCGTAGCCAAAGATCACCTGCACGCCGCCGGTGGGACAGTCCGAGGAGCCGGTGGGCAGTGTCGAGGTTTGCACCAGGAGCTCGTTGCCGTCGTTGCCGTCGTTGCCGTCGTCGCCGTCGCAGACTTCCACCGAGTCGACGATCTCGTCTTCGGAGAGGCTGCCATCGTCATCTTCGTCGTAGCCAAAGACAAAGAGGTTGCCGCCCGAGGCGCAGACCTCGCCGGGCGCCACGGGGATTTTTTCGAAGGTCAGCGTGCGGCCGCTCTCTCCGTCTTGTCCGTTGGTGCCGTCTTGTCCGTTGGTGCCGTCTTGTCCGTTGGTGCCATCCTGTCCGTTTTGCCCGTTGGTGCCGTCTTGCCCGTCGGCGCCGTTGCAGAGGGGGTAGGCGCTCTCGAGTTCGGAGGCGTCGATGAGGGCGTCGTTATTGGCGTCGATGCCGCTGCGGACCTCTACGCCACCAAACTCACAGGTGTCGCCCGGGGGGAGTTCACGGAGCTCGATGCTCGGAAGTGCCGGGGTTTCGGTGGCGGTATTGTCTGCCTCGCCG is a window of Lujinxingia litoralis DNA encoding:
- a CDS encoding vWA domain-containing protein; amino-acid sequence: MRPSRTPHLLTAALVGLTLSACADNDWGYDTQDRNDYAEEPGAPQYDSNSDPAAPDEAPPEHQDHPVFEENDFVQAADEPTSTFSVDVNTASYTYARALLQAGQLPEPAHVRIEEFLNFFRFDYPEPQPDDAFSINMEIAPSRFTRDQARADRHMLRIGIRAADVSIEEMKPTNLVFLIDISGSMSSQNRLPLARRAMHTLLEHLRPTDSIAIHTYASGSETRLEPTLVEHRQVIAEAIDSLQSGGATNGEAGLVDAYNLAEEAFIEGGNNRVIIMSDGDFNVGRTGESLAEMVREYRDRQITITTVGLGMGYNDATMEALARDANGNYFYIDTLEEAHRIFGSELPSTVEIIAADVKIQVEFNPDAVARYRLVGYEKRLLNNEDFEDDTRDAADVGPGHTVTAFYELELTDTTEDLILSEVRVRHKARLHEESVLESQLIKRSQVLDDFDQASPDFRFASAVVEFAAILKESLFSQGARFEEVRTIASAAAEDDDAHRQEFLELVAQAAALWP
- a CDS encoding DUF7151 family protein; protein product: MLLRAGTPLLLLLTLSLAACGGEADNTATETPALPSIELRELPPGDTCEFGGVEVRSGIDANNDALIDASELESAYPLCNGADGQDGTNGQNGQDGTNGQDGTNGQDGTNGQDGESGRTLTFEKIPVAPGEVCASGGNLFVFGYDEDDDGSLSEDEIVDSVEVCDGDDGNDGNDGNELLVQTSTLPTGSSDCPTGGVQVIFGYDTTGDSVIDQVSSTDALCYGEEGPQGPAGEDAGGAMLYDGNNQPLGLIIGSTAGQISVLTSTGYRVSLTWNGNFTKPVSTLEYSAAGCSGTRYLSFFNMPNLQVWGRTVFHDPFTGDLLIATDISPDGLVSPSTNTITSYLENNGTCTTIPAEGSPNAPLTVVSPATIGLPSTIVGPLSVQ